In the genome of Nonlabens sp. MB-3u-79, one region contains:
- the folE gene encoding GTP cyclohydrolase I FolE, whose product MAPYRVFEEYNIKITDEIKSKYRDVITELGEDVEREGLVKTPERAAKAMQFLTSGYDIDPAEILRGAMFAEDYHDMVIIKDIELYSLCEHHMLPFFGKAHIAYIPNGHIVGLSKIPRIVDVFARRLQVQERLTHDILECIDKTLKPKGVAVVIEASHMCMMMRGVQKQNSATTTSGFRGQFQKVETRTEFMNLISSKLH is encoded by the coding sequence ATGGCACCTTACAGGGTTTTTGAAGAATACAACATAAAAATTACAGATGAAATTAAGAGCAAATACCGCGATGTCATTACAGAATTAGGAGAAGATGTAGAAAGAGAAGGTCTTGTAAAAACCCCTGAAAGAGCGGCAAAAGCAATGCAGTTTTTAACCTCAGGATACGATATAGATCCTGCTGAAATACTTAGGGGAGCTATGTTTGCAGAAGATTATCACGATATGGTCATCATAAAAGATATTGAATTGTATTCTTTATGTGAGCACCATATGCTACCGTTTTTTGGAAAAGCGCATATCGCTTATATCCCTAATGGACATATTGTAGGTCTTTCTAAAATACCTAGAATAGTAGATGTATTTGCGCGTCGCCTTCAGGTACAAGAACGGTTGACACATGACATATTAGAATGCATTGACAAGACCCTAAAACCAAAAGGTGTTGCAGTTGTTATAGAAGCTTCTCACATGTGTATGATGATGCGTGGCGTACAAAAGCAAAACAGCGCTACTACCACTAGTGGTTTTAGAGGCCAATTTCAAAAAGTAGAAACCCGTACAGAATTCATGAACCTTATTTCTTCAAAATTGCATTAA
- a CDS encoding phosphatase PAP2 family protein — translation MIFLKNILFLVVLLLSDMLYSQSFKADSYTASEVENMNRWQLLKYDGLNVFNGVAYSYSRPFHWEKRDLYRAGATTLLVSGLYSFDQESSDYFRDQEKDIPELLRDFGWYFGSPQNNYGVTAGVYAYGLLTKDPKWRRTGVLMISSASAGGLLQQILKTITGRARPETGFGRHEFRPFSGESGFRSFPSGHTVLGFTTAYALAKQFENPYVKAGIYTVGLISPVSRLWAGAHFLTDVVLSMVITIATVEAVDRYLDTRNGYGDKRYGTGKTGQRPQKIVFNLTATSNSIGLTLNF, via the coding sequence ATGATTTTTTTGAAAAATATTCTTTTCCTAGTAGTTCTACTACTATCAGACATGCTTTACTCCCAAAGTTTTAAAGCAGACTCCTACACTGCTTCAGAGGTGGAGAACATGAATCGATGGCAATTACTCAAATACGACGGTTTAAATGTTTTTAATGGAGTTGCCTACTCCTACTCCAGACCATTTCATTGGGAGAAACGAGACCTTTATCGTGCTGGGGCAACGACCTTATTAGTTAGCGGCTTATATAGCTTTGATCAGGAATCTAGTGATTACTTTAGAGATCAAGAAAAAGATATTCCTGAACTATTGAGAGATTTTGGTTGGTATTTTGGAAGCCCACAAAATAATTATGGGGTTACGGCAGGTGTTTATGCCTATGGATTACTGACTAAAGATCCCAAATGGAGGCGCACCGGGGTATTGATGATCTCTAGTGCCAGTGCTGGTGGACTATTACAGCAAATACTAAAGACGATTACTGGTAGAGCCCGGCCAGAAACTGGGTTCGGAAGACATGAATTCAGACCTTTTTCAGGAGAGTCCGGTTTTAGATCATTTCCATCTGGACATACGGTTTTAGGATTTACGACGGCCTATGCACTGGCAAAACAATTTGAAAACCCTTATGTAAAAGCAGGGATTTATACAGTTGGATTAATTTCTCCTGTTTCTCGTTTATGGGCTGGAGCTCATTTTCTGACCGATGTAGTTTTGAGTATGGTCATAACAATTGCTACAGTAGAAGCCGTGGATCGTTACCTAGATACCAGGAATGGATATGGAGATAAACGTTACGGAACAGGTAAAACTGGACAAAGACCACAAAAAATAGTGTTTAACCTTACGGCTACTTCAAACAGCATTGGACTGACTCTTAATTTCTAA
- a CDS encoding GTP-binding protein, whose product MEIDQEIVLRPRFQKSLSMTREVFMRLFDGHHSDKHYIVSKVDAHVFIRIPESRSHFWSPELHLEVQEETDGLLLLKGLYGPKPAVWTMFMFLHFLISGFFIAALIWLYTLFTLKKAMELPLIVMILMVLIWVVLYISGRMGRKKGEDQMKELQQFLDSLLETEGV is encoded by the coding sequence ATGGAGATAGATCAAGAAATCGTATTAAGACCTAGGTTTCAAAAAAGCCTTTCTATGACACGAGAAGTGTTTATGAGATTGTTTGATGGTCACCATTCCGACAAGCATTATATCGTAAGTAAGGTAGATGCTCATGTCTTTATACGTATTCCCGAAAGCAGGTCTCATTTCTGGTCTCCAGAATTGCACCTAGAGGTTCAAGAAGAAACAGATGGTCTTTTATTGCTTAAAGGTTTGTATGGCCCTAAACCAGCTGTATGGACTATGTTTATGTTTTTGCACTTTCTTATCTCAGGATTTTTTATCGCCGCCTTGATCTGGTTGTACACTCTATTTACCTTAAAAAAAGCAATGGAACTTCCTTTAATAGTCATGATTTTGATGGTGCTTATTTGGGTGGTTCTTTATATCTCAGGAAGGATGGGCAGGAAAAAGGGAGAAGATCAAATGAAAGAATTACAACAGTTCTTGGATAGCCTATTAGAGACTGAAGGCGTTTAA
- a CDS encoding chorismate synthase, producing the protein MFKKTILAFCLISLVSCDPDDDNGNSSSTNTDFSYFPLAVANNWDYDVVTGTDTSSESLTVASVTGNSYTLTANPNTPVGFMTRILSGGALEAVSGKLIGNGTIDFGLQGLNNFNVTITNGTLYDQNASADTELYSTTGSTTQTVQSFDLDINYEVTTVQQAEVAQMTVEGISYTEVIHSQLIINASITTDVSIAGFTQQVPLLAPQDVIVIDNYWAKDIGLIKSENQLDYMLEDFSSLGVTLPVPQSAQILTVQNLTGYTVN; encoded by the coding sequence ATGTTCAAAAAAACAATACTTGCATTTTGTCTTATTTCATTAGTTTCCTGTGATCCTGATGATGATAATGGAAATTCTAGTAGTACAAATACAGACTTTAGTTACTTCCCACTCGCAGTAGCAAATAATTGGGACTATGATGTCGTAACAGGAACAGATACCTCTTCAGAAAGTCTTACGGTGGCTTCTGTTACTGGTAATAGTTATACCCTAACAGCAAACCCTAACACACCCGTTGGATTCATGACACGTATTTTAAGTGGTGGTGCCTTAGAAGCAGTATCAGGAAAATTGATAGGTAATGGAACTATTGATTTTGGACTTCAGGGATTGAACAACTTTAATGTCACTATTACAAATGGTACACTTTACGATCAAAATGCCAGTGCGGATACTGAGCTGTACAGCACTACTGGATCAACAACACAAACCGTTCAGAGTTTTGACCTAGATATTAATTATGAGGTTACCACAGTACAACAAGCTGAAGTAGCACAAATGACAGTAGAAGGAATAAGTTATACAGAGGTGATACATTCACAACTCATCATCAACGCTTCTATCACTACAGATGTAAGCATCGCTGGGTTTACTCAACAAGTACCACTGTTAGCGCCACAAGATGTTATCGTTATTGATAACTATTGGGCAAAAGACATAGGACTCATCAAGTCTGAAAATCAATTGGACTATATGCTGGAGGATTTTTCTTCTTTAGGAGTGACGCTTCCAGTGCCTCAGAGCGCACAAATTTTAACGGTGCAAAATCTAACGGGTTACACAGTCAACTAG